A genome region from Frankineae bacterium MT45 includes the following:
- a CDS encoding Calx-beta domain-containing protein has protein sequence MPRRHSSRRFSRLPLVLSAAIALLLPLFVYAAPASADSPVQVTVADTGVLKPTTGTTSVAFTIRLTHPSTNTVTVNWATADGSAIAGRDYTARTGVASFSPGVVSSVVTVTITGNAIASGNRYFDFQLTSASYGTIVRGTAYGTIIDDTPAPLLSVADTATNNSTGTSGSITFTVTLSEASTNIVTVRYRTANGNARAGLEYTAQNGTLSFSPGTTSQVVSVALLGHVPPEQSWYFSLGLSSPTNATVLDGTAYGYITNPDRTAQAVVDNVGVSKPASGTSVVSVPVRLITPATTAATFDYYTSDGSAVAGTDYVGTRGTITFAPGVTSATIPVTINGNATTNTPRYFSVSINNPSANAAVLGNAYVTIVSPGASTPQIAVRAAGILKPTTGTASMTFTITAQPAPTTALTMSYATSNNSAIAGVDYTATSGTATIAAGTTSTTVTVPVLGNQTPTGDPFFYLNISNNSAGTLTNSYNRGVIEAGAASQQSPWLSVNTTSAVLPSTGSATMNYTVTLSPASGSTATVQYATFNNSAVAGTDYTAEAGTLTFAPGETSKVVSVPLAVSKLPGSDKTFGLSISAPTNSRVDTASAYGTIRNENYPPVLAIGDASAYRSALGTATMTFPITLSAASVNPVVVTYSTSNGSGIAGTDYTSASGSVTIPAGSTSTSVKVTIPKLAVYSGQLYFYLNVSSATNALLSNNYGTGYIISNTVVPVVSVSDTAVVTSATATNAVFTIGLGSANSNPVTVKYATSNGNAVSGTDYTATSGIATFAAGVTSVTVSVPVAANTVNVGSSYFYLSLNTPTNAYLGRSTATATILYQAVTPQLSVGDTSVTRQTSGTKNATFTVTLTPASTATVTVNYSTSNGSAVAGTDFTATSGTLTFAPGTTSQTVSVAITANSASTVDRYYYLSLGSPVNASLLRSNGYGEIVDAVAPTSGLSYATVNDATVVAPVSGTTTATFTVSLLPAAASTVTMSYSTADSSAIAEHDYTPVRGTLTFTPGQTSATVTVPVLAQQYASSPQSFTLGLSQSSGPVTLQRSYGYGQILDPQPGGVITSGVDKSVVRGTTGSTTMTFKVSLVPAQLVPVSVDYRTVDESAIAGKDYAPISGTLTFAPGQTSATVSTTIKGDHTASATKYFGLLLENASPTGIAPYSSYQYGYLDPIDTFSISGTVRDQNGAAVSGATVTRSGNNQPTLAVTTAADGTYSIPNAVSGSYTLTPSGLGRTYLPASVPVTVAGKTVGSQSIIGYTGVVIGGKVSSAGVALPGATVTRTGGGLSTLTTTSNSLGYYAVPATSAGAYTMTAVLSGYAASAPASYTTTIASTPVTSDSFILVKAPYITVTLVGPGGTEVTTATVTASGPITSVATTNVHGNYGFSALTAGTYTVTPTLSGKTFTPASAPATITATTGTQLTFTEN, from the coding sequence ATGCCGCGCCGCCATTCTTCGCGCCGATTTTCTCGGCTTCCGCTCGTTCTCTCCGCCGCAATTGCCCTGCTGCTCCCGCTCTTCGTCTATGCGGCACCGGCCAGTGCGGACTCACCCGTGCAGGTGACGGTGGCCGACACCGGTGTGCTGAAACCCACCACCGGCACGACGTCAGTCGCGTTCACGATCCGCCTCACCCACCCCTCCACCAACACCGTCACGGTGAACTGGGCGACGGCCGACGGCAGCGCCATCGCCGGGCGTGACTACACCGCCCGGACCGGGGTCGCCAGCTTCTCGCCCGGGGTGGTGAGCTCCGTGGTCACGGTGACCATCACCGGCAACGCGATCGCCAGCGGCAACCGCTACTTCGACTTCCAGCTGACCAGCGCCTCCTACGGCACGATCGTGCGCGGCACCGCCTACGGCACCATCATCGACGACACCCCGGCCCCGCTGCTGAGCGTCGCCGACACTGCGACCAACAACTCGACCGGCACCTCCGGATCGATCACCTTCACGGTCACCCTGAGCGAAGCCAGCACGAACATCGTCACGGTTCGCTACCGCACCGCCAACGGCAACGCGCGGGCCGGACTGGAGTACACCGCGCAGAACGGGACGCTCTCCTTCAGCCCCGGAACCACGAGCCAGGTCGTCAGTGTGGCGCTGCTGGGACACGTGCCGCCGGAGCAGTCCTGGTACTTCAGCCTCGGCCTCAGCTCACCGACCAACGCCACCGTGCTGGACGGGACGGCCTACGGCTACATCACCAACCCGGACCGGACCGCGCAGGCCGTCGTCGACAACGTCGGGGTCAGCAAGCCGGCGTCGGGAACCTCGGTCGTCTCGGTCCCCGTCCGCCTGATCACCCCGGCGACGACGGCGGCGACCTTCGACTACTACACCTCTGACGGCAGTGCCGTCGCCGGTACCGACTACGTGGGCACCCGGGGCACCATCACCTTCGCGCCCGGCGTCACCAGTGCGACGATTCCCGTGACGATCAACGGCAACGCCACGACGAACACTCCCCGGTACTTCTCGGTGAGCATCAACAACCCGTCCGCCAACGCCGCCGTGCTCGGGAATGCCTACGTGACGATCGTCAGCCCCGGGGCCTCCACGCCGCAGATCGCGGTGCGGGCGGCCGGCATCCTCAAGCCGACCACAGGAACAGCGTCGATGACCTTCACGATCACCGCGCAGCCCGCACCGACCACCGCGCTGACGATGTCCTACGCCACGTCGAACAACTCGGCGATCGCCGGCGTCGACTACACGGCCACCTCGGGCACGGCCACCATCGCGGCCGGGACGACCTCCACGACGGTCACCGTGCCGGTGCTCGGCAACCAGACTCCGACGGGAGACCCGTTCTTCTACCTGAACATCAGCAACAACTCGGCCGGCACGCTGACCAACAGCTACAACCGGGGCGTCATCGAGGCCGGTGCGGCGAGTCAGCAGTCGCCGTGGCTCTCGGTGAACACCACCAGCGCCGTGCTCCCCAGCACCGGTAGCGCGACGATGAACTACACGGTGACGCTCTCCCCGGCCAGCGGTAGCACCGCCACCGTGCAGTACGCGACCTTCAACAACTCCGCGGTGGCCGGCACCGACTACACCGCCGAAGCCGGCACGCTGACCTTCGCCCCGGGCGAGACGAGCAAGGTGGTGAGCGTGCCGCTGGCCGTCAGCAAGCTGCCGGGCTCGGACAAGACGTTCGGGTTGAGCATCTCGGCGCCGACGAACAGCCGCGTCGACACCGCCTCGGCATATGGGACGATCCGTAACGAGAACTACCCGCCGGTGCTGGCCATCGGGGATGCCTCGGCCTATCGCTCGGCGCTGGGCACCGCGACGATGACCTTCCCGATCACCCTCTCGGCCGCTTCGGTGAACCCCGTCGTCGTGACGTACTCGACCTCCAACGGCTCGGGCATCGCCGGCACCGACTACACATCGGCCAGCGGCTCGGTGACGATTCCGGCCGGGTCGACCTCGACCAGCGTCAAGGTAACGATCCCGAAACTGGCCGTCTACTCGGGGCAGTTGTACTTCTACCTCAACGTCTCCTCGGCGACCAATGCGCTGCTCTCCAACAACTACGGCACCGGTTACATCATCAGCAACACGGTGGTGCCCGTGGTCTCGGTGAGCGACACCGCGGTGGTCACCTCGGCGACAGCGACGAACGCCGTCTTCACGATCGGGCTCGGTTCAGCCAACTCCAACCCGGTGACCGTCAAGTACGCGACCTCCAACGGCAATGCCGTCAGTGGCACCGACTACACCGCGACCAGCGGCATCGCGACCTTCGCCGCCGGCGTCACCAGCGTCACCGTCTCGGTGCCGGTCGCGGCTAACACCGTCAACGTCGGGTCGTCGTACTTCTACCTCTCCCTGAACACGCCGACGAATGCCTACCTCGGACGCTCCACAGCCACGGCGACGATCCTGTACCAGGCCGTCACGCCGCAGCTCTCGGTCGGGGACACGTCGGTGACCAGGCAGACCAGCGGGACCAAGAACGCCACCTTCACGGTGACGCTGACGCCGGCCAGCACGGCCACGGTCACGGTGAACTACTCGACCAGTAACGGCAGTGCGGTGGCCGGGACCGACTTCACCGCCACCTCCGGCACGCTCACCTTCGCGCCCGGAACGACCAGCCAGACGGTGAGCGTTGCGATCACGGCGAACTCGGCCAGTACCGTCGATCGCTACTACTACCTCAGCCTCGGATCACCAGTAAATGCCAGCCTTCTCCGCTCGAACGGGTACGGCGAGATCGTCGACGCGGTGGCGCCGACCAGCGGTCTGTCGTACGCGACGGTGAACGACGCGACGGTGGTAGCGCCGGTCAGCGGGACGACGACAGCCACCTTCACGGTCTCACTGCTGCCGGCTGCGGCCAGCACAGTGACGATGTCGTACTCCACCGCGGACTCCAGCGCCATCGCCGAGCATGACTACACGCCGGTGCGCGGGACGCTCACCTTCACGCCGGGCCAGACGAGCGCGACGGTCACGGTGCCGGTGCTGGCCCAGCAGTACGCGTCGTCGCCGCAGAGCTTCACGCTGGGCCTCTCGCAAAGCAGCGGTCCGGTGACGCTGCAGCGCTCCTACGGCTACGGGCAGATCCTCGACCCGCAGCCGGGTGGCGTGATCACCTCGGGCGTCGACAAGTCGGTGGTCCGTGGCACCACCGGCTCGACCACGATGACGTTCAAGGTTTCCTTGGTCCCGGCGCAGCTCGTGCCGGTGAGTGTGGACTACCGGACGGTCGACGAGTCGGCCATCGCCGGCAAGGACTACGCGCCGATCAGCGGCACGCTCACCTTCGCCCCGGGGCAGACCTCGGCCACGGTGTCGACGACGATCAAGGGTGATCACACGGCCAGCGCCACCAAGTACTTCGGGCTGCTGCTGGAGAACGCGTCGCCGACCGGCATCGCGCCGTACAGCAGTTACCAGTACGGATACCTCGACCCGATCGATACCTTCTCGATCTCCGGCACAGTGCGTGATCAGAACGGGGCCGCCGTCTCCGGAGCCACCGTCACCCGCAGCGGCAACAACCAGCCGACTCTCGCGGTGACCACGGCCGCCGACGGGACGTACTCGATCCCGAACGCGGTCTCCGGTTCGTACACGCTGACCCCGTCCGGGCTCGGGCGCACCTACCTGCCGGCGTCAGTGCCGGTGACGGTGGCCGGCAAGACGGTGGGCAGCCAATCGATCATCGGCTACACCGGCGTGGTCATCGGCGGCAAGGTGAGCTCGGCCGGGGTAGCGCTACCCGGAGCGACGGTGACCCGTACCGGTGGCGGCCTCTCGACCCTGACCACCACCAGCAACTCGCTCGGGTACTACGCGGTCCCGGCCACCTCGGCCGGCGCGTACACCATGACCGCGGTGCTGAGCGGCTATGCGGCCTCGGCGCCGGCGTCCTACACAACGACGATCGCCTCGACCCCGGTCACCTCCGACAGCTTCATCCTGGTGAAGGCGCCGTACATCACCGTGACGCTGGTCGGACCGGGTGGCACCGAGGTGACCACGGCGACGGTGACCGCCTCCGGTCCGATCACCTCGGTGGCGACGACGAATGTGCATGGAAACTATGGGTTCTCGGCCTTGACTGCGGGGACGTACACGGTGACGCCGACGCTCTCGGGGAAGACCTTCACCCCGGCCAGCGCGCCGGCGACCATCACCGCGACGACGGGAACCCAGCTCACCTTCACCGAGAACTGA
- a CDS encoding Alkylated DNA repair dioxygenase AlkB, with product MTATAECFQSSLFGSEEEVTVRALGGAVQRCQLGDGAWLDVRRSWLGGADLLFERLRRSVEWHEERRVMYKRVVDVPRLLAFFGEDEALPDESLNLAKCVLDEHYIAELGEPFRTAGLCLYRDGRDSVAWHGDRIGRGNTEDTMVAILSLGAPRALMLRPVGGGASRRYEVGHGDLVVMGGSCQRTWEHAVPKTARPIGPRISVQFRPRGVL from the coding sequence ATGACGGCAACCGCTGAGTGCTTTCAGAGCTCCCTCTTCGGCAGCGAGGAGGAGGTCACTGTGCGGGCGCTCGGCGGTGCGGTGCAGCGCTGCCAACTCGGTGACGGGGCGTGGCTCGACGTCCGGCGTTCCTGGCTGGGCGGGGCCGACCTGCTCTTCGAACGGCTCCGGCGCAGCGTCGAGTGGCACGAGGAGCGGCGGGTCATGTACAAGCGGGTCGTCGACGTGCCGCGGCTGCTGGCCTTCTTCGGTGAGGATGAGGCGCTGCCCGACGAGTCGCTCAACCTGGCCAAGTGCGTGCTCGACGAGCACTACATCGCTGAACTGGGGGAGCCGTTTCGCACCGCCGGGCTCTGCCTCTACCGCGACGGACGGGACAGCGTCGCCTGGCATGGGGATCGGATCGGGCGGGGGAACACGGAGGACACGATGGTGGCCATCCTCTCCCTCGGCGCGCCCCGTGCCTTGATGCTGCGCCCGGTCGGGGGAGGGGCGTCGCGTCGCTACGAGGTCGGGCACGGGGACCTGGTGGTGATGGGTGGTAGCTGTCAGCGCACCTGGGAGCACGCGGTGCCCAAGACCGCCCGCCCGATCGGTCCGCGGATCAGCGTGCAGTTCCGTCCGCGCGGGGTGCTGTAG
- a CDS encoding D-mannose binding lectin — translation MRRRSVHGARSSLVLLLSCTLAVLGMTAASSAGAVTPSVLSAGQTLATGGSIVSPNGAYRATIQTDGNFVVYQGSKALWSTRTTGSGATLAMQTDGNLVIYRAGKALWASHTTGTASSVDMQNDGNLVIYGSGRALWSWRTGAIAPPVPSTLTAGHTLPRGGSLLSPNHAYRATMQTDGNFVVYAGSKALWSTRTAGTSTSLAMQADGNLVIYNAGRAIWSTATAGSAATLTLQNDGNLVVSGSGRALWSWRTGRIPAPALPKPLAAAKIVYTDVSSIVVGWALQSGVTSGQVMVRRAEGTVAPASPSAGTLVGDIAATTGYAVDSNLTHNGTYSYALFPHNAGGYAAPSKVTGTTSLDWHPAGVLYSGNFNDLSCASASVCVGVDTKGSAETTTDNGETWSAPIPVDSNDGGLSAVSCGSTTFCVAVDFYGNAFTYNGTSWSSAQNIDAENPLSSISCPTTTFCQAVDYYGGVVTFDSGTWSTPTVLSDTKSFTSVSCSSDSFCAAVDDTGDATIFNGTTWSTLKNIDGTHSFNAVSCTTGLFCAAVDDAGNAITYKNTRWGTPVHVESNIRPDYQLVDVSCTSVSFCLAVDFVGAGQLSSDSFLFDGTSWADTGSSRIFATTLVSCGAPTACLVANASGSLTRYAGSEFLPWNTGAPWNVLGMSCPTTNFCMIVDHTNSVRTWSNGQLSGPIQAPTTDGLYSVSCASPTFCLAITAPYQTSAESTVYDGASWSAPVKVGSVGYPSVSCVSRTFCMATDSVQLQVRIFNGSIWTAGDSTVAGQVVSCVSSSFCVSANSISGDVSTYNGAGWSARKYITQSNLTGISCKSATFCMAVDQDGNAMRFDGASWSQPEQVTSDGSIGFQSVSCASSTFCAAVDYDGGVHSFNGIDWVTYSVVTSEPYTSALSCPSPTFCAMTDPVGNFYVGD, via the coding sequence ATGCGTCGTCGGAGCGTTCATGGGGCGCGATCGTCCCTAGTTTTGTTGCTCTCCTGCACGCTAGCCGTGCTGGGAATGACGGCGGCTAGTTCGGCGGGGGCGGTGACGCCGAGCGTCCTCTCGGCCGGTCAGACTCTGGCGACCGGTGGGTCAATCGTGTCACCGAACGGTGCCTACCGGGCCACCATCCAGACCGACGGCAACTTCGTCGTCTACCAAGGCAGCAAAGCCCTCTGGTCCACCCGCACCACCGGCAGCGGCGCCACCCTGGCCATGCAGACCGACGGCAACCTGGTCATCTACCGGGCCGGGAAAGCGCTCTGGGCCAGCCACACCACCGGCACCGCCAGCAGCGTCGACATGCAGAACGACGGCAACCTCGTCATCTACGGCAGCGGACGGGCGCTGTGGTCCTGGCGCACCGGGGCCATCGCCCCACCCGTCCCCTCCACCCTCACCGCCGGACACACCCTGCCCCGCGGCGGATCACTCCTCTCCCCCAACCACGCCTATCGCGCCACCATGCAGACCGACGGCAACTTCGTCGTCTACGCCGGCAGCAAGGCGCTGTGGTCGACGCGCACCGCAGGCACCAGCACGTCGCTTGCCATGCAGGCCGACGGAAACCTGGTTATCTACAACGCCGGTCGGGCCATCTGGAGCACGGCCACCGCTGGTTCTGCGGCGACATTGACTCTGCAGAACGATGGCAATCTGGTCGTCTCCGGAAGCGGCCGGGCGCTCTGGTCCTGGCGAACTGGTCGTATCCCGGCGCCGGCACTCCCGAAGCCATTGGCGGCGGCGAAGATCGTCTACACCGACGTGTCGTCGATCGTGGTCGGCTGGGCCCTCCAGTCCGGCGTCACCAGCGGCCAGGTCATGGTCCGCCGCGCCGAGGGCACCGTCGCCCCCGCCTCACCGAGCGCCGGCACCCTCGTCGGTGACATCGCAGCCACCACCGGCTACGCCGTCGACAGCAACCTCACCCACAACGGCACCTACTCCTACGCCCTCTTCCCCCACAACGCCGGCGGATACGCCGCCCCATCGAAGGTCACCGGCACTACCTCGCTCGATTGGCATCCAGCAGGCGTGCTGTACTCCGGCAACTTCAATGACCTCTCGTGCGCCTCGGCCTCCGTCTGTGTGGGCGTCGACACCAAGGGGTCGGCGGAGACGACTACAGACAACGGCGAGACCTGGTCCGCTCCGATTCCAGTCGATTCCAACGACGGCGGCCTCAGCGCAGTCTCCTGTGGGTCGACGACGTTCTGCGTCGCGGTCGACTTCTACGGCAATGCCTTCACCTACAACGGCACCAGCTGGAGCAGCGCCCAGAACATCGACGCCGAGAACCCACTCAGCAGCATCTCCTGCCCGACGACCACCTTCTGTCAGGCAGTGGACTACTACGGAGGCGTCGTCACGTTCGACAGCGGCACCTGGTCGACCCCGACGGTGCTCTCGGATACCAAGAGCTTCACCTCGGTCTCCTGTTCCAGCGACAGCTTCTGCGCGGCGGTCGACGACACCGGCGACGCGACAATCTTCAACGGCACGACATGGAGCACGCTGAAGAACATCGACGGCACCCACAGCTTCAACGCCGTCTCTTGCACCACCGGCCTCTTCTGCGCCGCCGTCGACGACGCGGGCAACGCCATCACCTACAAGAACACCCGTTGGGGCACGCCGGTCCACGTCGAGAGCAATATCCGCCCGGACTACCAGTTGGTCGACGTCTCCTGCACGAGCGTCAGCTTCTGCCTCGCGGTCGACTTCGTCGGTGCCGGACAGCTCTCGTCTGACTCATTCCTCTTCGACGGAACGTCCTGGGCCGACACCGGCTCGTCACGCATCTTTGCTACCACGCTCGTCTCGTGTGGGGCGCCGACCGCCTGCCTCGTCGCGAATGCTTCGGGGAGCTTGACGCGTTACGCCGGCTCAGAATTCCTCCCGTGGAACACCGGCGCGCCATGGAACGTGTTGGGCATGTCGTGCCCGACGACGAATTTCTGCATGATCGTCGACCACACGAACTCAGTACGTACCTGGTCCAACGGGCAGCTCAGCGGTCCGATCCAGGCACCGACCACCGATGGCCTCTACTCGGTGTCCTGCGCATCCCCGACCTTCTGCCTCGCCATCACAGCGCCCTATCAAACGTCCGCCGAGTCAACGGTGTACGACGGTGCTTCATGGAGCGCTCCGGTGAAGGTCGGCTCCGTCGGTTACCCGAGCGTGTCGTGCGTGTCCCGGACGTTCTGCATGGCGACCGATTCGGTCCAGCTTCAGGTTCGAATCTTCAACGGTTCGATATGGACGGCCGGGGATTCAACCGTTGCCGGACAGGTGGTCTCCTGCGTCTCGTCGTCATTCTGTGTCTCCGCGAACTCGATTTCCGGAGACGTCTCTACGTACAACGGCGCGGGGTGGTCCGCGCGCAAGTACATAACTCAGAGCAACTTGACCGGGATTTCCTGCAAGTCGGCTACGTTCTGCATGGCGGTCGATCAAGACGGCAACGCTATGAGGTTCGACGGTGCGTCGTGGAGCCAACCCGAGCAAGTGACAAGCGACGGGAGCATCGGATTCCAGTCGGTCTCCTGCGCCTCCTCGACATTCTGTGCTGCAGTCGACTACGACGGGGGCGTACACAGCTTCAACGGCATCGACTGGGTCACCTACAGCGTTGTGACGTCAGAGCCGTACACGTCGGCGCTCTCCTGTCCCTCACCGACGTTCTGTGCAATGACCGACCCAGTGGGCAACTTCTACGTCGGCGACTGA
- a CDS encoding D-mannose binding lectin, producing MARNVTHSARSLVVLLVCLTTAVLGMTAASPAGAVTPSVLSAGQTLATGGSIVSPNGAYRATIQTDGNFVVYQGSKALWSTRTTGSGATLAMQTDGNLVIYRAGKALWASHTTGTASSVNMQNDGNLAIYGSGRALWSWRTGPIAAPVPSTLTAGHTLPRGGSLLSPNHAYRATMQTDGNFVVYGGSKALWSTRTSGAAASLTVQADGNVVIYNAGRAIWSTGTTGTAVSLNLQNDGNLVLYTGGRALWSWHTGRIAQPVLTAKPLAIAKIVYTEERSIVVGWALQSGVTSGQVMVRRAEGTIAPTSPTAGTLIGDIAATTGYVVDSTVAHNGTYSYALFPHNATGYAAPSKVTGTTALSWNQSAVLYPGNFNDVSCPINTTFCLGVDTKGSSATTTDNGATWSTPVPFDTHNAGAVAVSCASNTFCVAVDFYGYAFTYNGSTWINAQDIDADNPLSKVSCPLTTFCQAVDFNGNYVTMRNGTWSSPAVLGATETFESVSCASDTFCAAVDDTGDATIFNGSSWSTLKNIDGTHRINTVSCTTNATCVAIDDSGNAITYKNSQWGSVTDVEGSTRPDYELYDISCTSSTFCVAVDFNTPYATSDVFTYNGAAWTNAGPTTLTGATTITCATSTSCIAADYKGNTASYNGTSWSTSRRAWMPSATQRGVSDISCPSAAFCMAVDNTNVAYTYVNGHLTGSTTAPVTDGLATVSCKSATFCLAITGTLYSPLSTIYNGSTWSTPISVGNTSDDSVSCASTSFCLAAGPNNTNIQVFNGTSWSTAQGYTGSPVSCISSTFCATVAAGDVGFYVNGVWEGNQIDGATLTGISCVSTIFCVAVDQEGTAFTYRGDVWSDDTVQVTGDASIGLKSVSCASTTFCSAVDDNGAVYGFNGTDWVSYADGSYGLTVEAISCPSPTFCAMADQAGNFYVGN from the coding sequence CTGCCTAACAACTGCAGTCCTAGGTATGACGGCGGCTAGTCCGGCGGGGGCGGTGACGCCGAGCGTCCTCTCGGCCGGTCAGACGCTGGCGACCGGTGGGTCGATCGTGTCACCCAACGGTGCCTACCGAGCCACCATCCAGACCGACGGCAACTTCGTCGTCTACCAAGGCAGCAAAGCCCTCTGGTCGACCCGCACCACCGGCAGCGGCGCCACCCTGGCCATGCAGACCGACGGAAACCTGGTCATCTACCGGGCCGGGAAAGCGCTCTGGGCCAGCCACACCACCGGCACCGCCAGCAGCGTCAACATGCAGAATGACGGCAACCTCGCCATCTACGGCAGCGGACGCGCCCTCTGGTCCTGGCGCACCGGCCCTATCGCCGCCCCGGTGCCCTCCACCCTCACCGCCGGACACACCCTGCCCCGCGGCGGATCACTCCTCTCCCCCAACCACGCCTACCGCGCCACCATGCAGACCGACGGCAACTTCGTCGTCTACGGCGGCAGCAAGGCGCTGTGGTCGACCCGTACCAGCGGTGCTGCAGCCAGCCTCACCGTGCAGGCCGATGGCAACGTCGTCATCTACAACGCCGGACGGGCCATCTGGTCCACCGGCACCACCGGCACCGCCGTCAGCTTGAACCTGCAGAACGACGGCAACCTCGTCCTCTACACCGGCGGCCGGGCGCTCTGGTCCTGGCACACGGGGCGTATCGCCCAGCCAGTCCTCACCGCCAAGCCGCTGGCCATCGCGAAGATCGTCTACACCGAAGAGAGGTCGATCGTCGTCGGGTGGGCCCTGCAGTCCGGCGTCACCAGCGGCCAGGTCATGGTCCGCCGCGCCGAGGGCACCATCGCCCCCACCTCCCCGACCGCAGGCACCCTCATCGGCGACATCGCAGCCACTACCGGCTACGTTGTCGACAGCACCGTGGCCCACAACGGCACCTACTCCTACGCCCTCTTCCCCCACAACGCGACCGGCTACGCCGCCCCATCGAAGGTCACCGGCACCACCGCCTTGAGCTGGAACCAGAGCGCGGTGCTCTACCCCGGCAACTTCAACGACGTCTCCTGCCCGATCAACACCACCTTCTGCCTCGGCGTCGACACCAAGGGATCATCAGCAACCACCACCGACAACGGTGCCACCTGGTCCACCCCGGTGCCCTTCGACACCCACAACGCCGGCGCCGTCGCCGTCTCCTGCGCCTCTAACACCTTCTGCGTCGCCGTCGACTTCTACGGCTACGCCTTCACCTACAACGGCAGCACCTGGATCAACGCCCAGGACATCGACGCCGACAACCCGCTCAGCAAGGTCTCCTGCCCGCTGACCACCTTCTGCCAGGCCGTCGACTTCAACGGCAACTACGTCACGATGCGCAACGGCACCTGGTCGAGCCCGGCCGTCCTTGGAGCGACGGAGACTTTCGAGTCGGTCTCCTGCGCCAGTGACACGTTCTGTGCTGCGGTCGACGACACCGGCGACGCGACCATCTTCAACGGCTCGTCCTGGAGCACGCTGAAGAACATCGACGGCACCCACCGCATCAACACCGTCTCCTGCACCACGAACGCCACCTGCGTCGCCATCGACGACTCCGGCAACGCCATCACCTACAAGAACTCGCAGTGGGGTTCGGTCACCGACGTCGAGGGCAGTACCCGCCCCGACTACGAGCTGTACGACATCTCCTGCACCAGCTCGACGTTCTGCGTCGCGGTCGACTTCAACACTCCATATGCCACGAGTGATGTCTTCACCTACAACGGCGCCGCCTGGACCAACGCCGGCCCGACGACCCTGACGGGCGCCACCACCATCACGTGCGCGACGTCCACGTCCTGCATCGCGGCGGACTACAAGGGAAACACCGCGAGCTACAACGGAACATCGTGGTCGACCTCTCGACGCGCTTGGATGCCGTCGGCGACCCAGCGTGGAGTATCGGACATCTCCTGCCCGTCCGCCGCGTTCTGCATGGCGGTGGACAACACCAACGTCGCCTACACATACGTCAACGGGCACCTCACCGGCTCCACAACGGCTCCGGTCACAGACGGCCTGGCGACGGTCTCCTGCAAGTCGGCGACCTTCTGTCTCGCCATCACGGGAACTCTTTACAGCCCGCTTTCGACTATCTACAACGGCAGCACGTGGAGCACGCCGATCTCGGTCGGAAATACCTCGGATGACTCGGTCTCCTGTGCCTCCACTTCCTTCTGTCTCGCAGCTGGCCCGAACAATACGAACATCCAGGTCTTCAATGGCACTAGCTGGTCGACCGCGCAGGGCTACACCGGGAGCCCGGTGTCCTGCATCTCGTCGACATTCTGCGCCACCGTGGCCGCAGGTGACGTTGGCTTCTACGTCAACGGGGTGTGGGAAGGCAATCAGATCGACGGGGCGACCCTCACCGGTATCTCCTGCGTATCCACAATCTTCTGCGTCGCCGTCGACCAGGAGGGAACCGCATTCACCTACCGCGGCGATGTGTGGAGTGACGACACTGTGCAGGTGACCGGCGATGCGAGCATTGGCTTGAAGTCAGTCTCCTGCGCGTCGACCACATTCTGCTCCGCGGTCGATGACAACGGCGCGGTCTACGGCTTCAACGGGACGGACTGGGTCAGCTACGCGGACGGGTCATACGGCCTGACCGTCGAGGCGATCTCCTGCCCGTCGCCGACGTTCTGCGCGATGGCTGACCAAGCCGGCAACTTCTACGTCGGCAACTAG